The following are encoded in a window of Thermoanaerobacter ethanolicus JW 200 genomic DNA:
- a CDS encoding M50 family metallopeptidase, translating into MKFRGIEVKIHFSTFAFALLLIATGFIKELIAIFATVFVHECGHIYIAKKLKVEVLQVNIYPFGGIALLDSIVFIRPDLEVLVALAGPMSNIFFVFFGEFISQVLQIDMDYFIKASIAMAFFNLLPGLPLDGGRVLKSVLSYFISLRSAIATAVFSSYAISLVMLYLLLKGIFNWKLNVVYAFLSVLLVVAANKEKKASAFLQMRDLFRKKAEFYKKGLMGVHHIAVLEKETIANVIKSFIPAKYHVIIILDDKFREKYRITETQLFEYAVEHGLYLPIGEIIK; encoded by the coding sequence ATGAAATTTAGAGGGATTGAAGTAAAAATACATTTTTCTACTTTTGCATTTGCATTACTTTTAATTGCAACGGGATTTATAAAAGAATTAATTGCTATTTTTGCTACAGTTTTCGTTCACGAATGTGGACACATTTATATTGCCAAGAAACTAAAAGTAGAGGTGCTACAAGTCAATATCTATCCTTTTGGAGGAATTGCTCTTTTGGACAGCATAGTGTTTATAAGACCAGACTTAGAAGTGTTAGTTGCACTGGCAGGACCTATGTCCAATATTTTTTTTGTTTTTTTTGGAGAATTCATTTCACAAGTTTTACAAATAGACATGGATTATTTTATAAAAGCTAGTATTGCAATGGCTTTTTTTAATCTACTGCCAGGGCTTCCTTTGGATGGAGGACGGGTTTTAAAAAGTGTTTTGTCATATTTTATTAGCCTAAGAAGTGCTATTGCGACTGCTGTTTTTTCTTCCTATGCTATTTCTCTCGTTATGTTATATCTTCTTCTAAAAGGCATATTCAATTGGAAGCTAAATGTTGTTTATGCTTTTTTATCGGTGTTATTAGTAGTCGCGGCAAATAAAGAGAAAAAGGCATCAGCTTTTTTGCAAATGAGAGATCTTTTTAGAAAAAAAGCAGAGTTCTACAAAAAAGGATTGATGGGGGTACATCATATAGCAGTATTAGAAAAGGAGACAATTGCAAATGTTATAAAAAGTTTTATACCTGCTAAATACCATGTTATAATAATATTAGACGACAAATTTAGGGAAAAATATAGAATAACCGAGACTCAGCTTTTTGAATATGCGGTAGAACATGGATTGTATTTACCAATTGGTGAGATTAT
- the mgsA gene encoding methylglyoxal synthase — protein MNIALIAHDQKKELMVNFAIAYKHIFEKCNIYATGHTGQLIKEATGLNVNCLLPGPLGGDQQIGAMIAENKIDMVIFLRDPLTAQPHEPDILALLRVCDVHSIPLATNIATAEVLLKGMEQGLLEWREIADK, from the coding sequence ATGAATATAGCTTTGATAGCCCATGACCAAAAAAAAGAACTTATGGTGAATTTCGCAATTGCCTATAAGCATATCTTTGAAAAATGCAATATATACGCAACAGGCCATACAGGACAACTTATCAAGGAGGCGACAGGTCTAAATGTAAATTGCCTTTTACCCGGCCCTCTTGGTGGAGACCAACAGATTGGTGCAATGATTGCTGAAAATAAGATTGATATGGTGATTTTTTTAAGAGACCCACTTACGGCTCAACCCCATGAACCAGATATTTTGGCTCTGCTTAGAGTTTGTGATGTGCATTCTATTCCATTGGCGACTAATATCGCTACTGCAGAAGTTTTATTGAAGGGAATGGAGCAAGGACTTTTAGAGTGGAGAGAAATAGCAGATAAATAA
- a CDS encoding M23 family metallopeptidase, whose product MKYQRIPYYSPKKFSTYKKYAELFENQLIISLVLLGMILLFKAVDVPIANSFINATKSALSYDMNYENTKKGLKLVQSKIPWLKESVIKVFSPTEEKTSENKTSSDVSQASIKMIAPVTGKVTSGFGMRVDPITNQLTNHTGIDIDAPIGTEVKAALDGVVMLVEEQNQDFGKVIVLRHANDVRTVYAHLSEILVKEKDQVKQGDIIGKTGDTGKVTAPHLHFEVWENGKPVDPLTKVVIGDAASEGAK is encoded by the coding sequence ATGAAATACCAACGAATTCCTTATTATTCTCCCAAAAAATTTAGCACTTACAAAAAGTATGCAGAGCTATTTGAAAATCAATTAATTATTTCATTAGTTTTATTAGGAATGATTTTGCTTTTTAAAGCAGTTGACGTGCCTATAGCTAACTCTTTTATAAATGCTACTAAAAGTGCGCTAAGTTATGATATGAATTACGAAAACACAAAGAAAGGGTTAAAATTAGTTCAAAGTAAGATTCCTTGGCTTAAAGAAAGTGTGATAAAAGTTTTTTCTCCCACTGAAGAAAAAACTTCAGAAAATAAAACTTCTTCTGATGTTTCTCAGGCTTCTATCAAAATGATTGCACCTGTTACTGGAAAGGTAACCTCTGGCTTTGGAATGAGGGTTGATCCTATTACAAACCAATTGACAAATCATACTGGTATTGATATAGATGCTCCTATTGGAACAGAAGTGAAGGCAGCATTAGATGGGGTAGTAATGTTAGTGGAGGAGCAAAACCAGGATTTTGGAAAAGTCATAGTTTTAAGGCATGCTAATGATGTAAGGACCGTCTATGCTCATTTATCAGAAATTTTAGTGAAAGAAAAAGACCAAGTAAAACAAGGGGATATAATTGGGAAGACAGGCGATACTGGGAAAGTCACTGCTCCTCACTTGCATTTTGAAGTTTGGGAAAATGGCAAGCCAGTAGACCCCTTGACAAAGGTTGTTATAGGGGATGCTGCCAGTGAAGGCGCAAAATGA